One genomic window of Saccopteryx bilineata isolate mSacBil1 chromosome 4, mSacBil1_pri_phased_curated, whole genome shotgun sequence includes the following:
- the TOX4 gene encoding TOX high mobility group box family member 4 → MEFPGGNDNYLTITGPSHPFLSGAETFHTPSLGDEEFEIPPISLDSDPSLAVSDVVGHFDDLADPSSSQDGSFSAQYGVQTLDMPVGMTHGLMEQGGGLLSGGLTMDLDHSIGTQYSANPPVTIDVPMTDMTSGLMGHSQLTTIDQSELSSQLGLSLGGGTILPPAQSPEDRLSTTPSPTSSLHEDGVEDFRRQLPSQKTVVVEAGKKQKTPKKRKKKDPNEPQKPVSAYALFFRDTQAAIKGQNPNATFGEVSKIVASMWDSLGEEQKQVYKRKTEAAKKEYLKALAAYKDNQECQATVETVELDPVPPSQTPSPPPVATVDPASPVPASTEPPALSPSIVVNSTLSSYVANQASSGAGGQPNITKLIITKQMLPSSITMSQGGMVTVIPATVVTSRGIQLGQTSTATIQPSQQAQIVTRSVLQAAAAAAASMQLPPPRLQPPPLQQMPQPPTQQQVTILQQPPPLQAMQQPPPQKTRINLQQQPPPLQIKIVPGPTLKMQTTLVPPVMESSPERPMNTSPEAHTVEETSPDTICEMITDVVPEVESPSQMDVELVSGSPVTLSPQPRCVRSGCENPPVASKDWDNEYCSNECVVKHCRDVFLAWLASRNANTVVFVK, encoded by the exons ACATTCCATACACCAAGCTTGGGTGATGAGGAATTTGAAATCCCACCTATCTCCTTGGATTCTGATCCCTCACTGGCTGTCTCAGATGTGGTTGGCCACTTTGATGACCTGGCAGACCCGTCCTCCTCTCAGGATGGCAGCTTTTCAGCCCAATATGGGGTCCAGACATTGGACATGCCTGTGGGCATGACCCATGGCTTGATGGAGCAGGGCGGGGGGCTCCTGAGCGGGGGCTTGACCATG GACTTGGATCATTCTATAGGAACTCAGTATAGCGCCAACCCACCTGTTACAATTGATGTACCAATGACAGACATGACATCTGGCTTGATGGGGCATAGCCAGTTGACCACCATTGATCAGTCAGAACTGAGTTCTCAACTTGGTTTGAGCTTAGGGGGTGGCACCATCCTGCCACCTGCACAGTCACCTGAGGATCGTCTTTCAACCACCCCTTCACCTACTAGTTCACTTCATGAGGATGGTGTTGAGGATTTCCGGAGG CAACTGCCTAGCCAGAAGACAGTTGTGGTGGAAGCAGGGAAAAAGCAGAAGActccaaagaagagaaaaaagaaagatccgAATGAACCTCAGAAACCAGTTTCAGCATATGCTTTATTCTTTCGTGATACACAGGCTGCCATCAAGGGACAGAATCCCAATGCCACTTTTGGGGAAGTTTCAAAAATTGTGGCCTCCATGTGGGACAGTCTGGGAGAGGAGCAaaaacag GTATATAAGAGGAAAACTGAGGCTGCTAAGAAAGAGTATCTGAAAGCTCTGGCTGCTTATAAAGACAATCAAGAGTGTCAG gccactgtggaaacagtggAGTTGGATCCAGTGCCACCATCGCAGactccttctccacctcctgtAGCTACTGTTGACCCAGCTTCTCCAGTCCCAGCTTCAACAgagccccctgccctgtccccttccATTGTTGTTAACTCTACTCTTTCATCCTATGTGGCAAACCAGGCATCTTCTGGGGCTGGGGGTCAGCCTAATATCACCAAGCTGATTATCACCAAACAGATGTTGCCCTCATCTATTACCATGTCTCAAGGAGGGATGGTTACTGTTATCCCAGCCACAGTGGTAACCTCCCGAGGGATCCAACTAGGCCAGACCAGCACAGCTACTATCCAGCCCAGTCAACAAGCCCAGATTGTCACTCGGTCAGTGCTGCAggctgcagcagctgctgctgcttctatGCAACTGCCTCCACCCCGACTACAACCCCCTCCATTGCAACAAATGCCTCAGCCCCCCACTCAGCAGCAAGTAACTATTCTGCAGCAGCCTCCCCCACTTCAGGCCATGcaacagcctccacctcagaaaaCGCGAATCAATTTACAGCAACAGCCACCACCTCTGCAGATCAAGATTGTGCCTGGACCCACTCTGAAAATGCAAACCACCTTAGTCCCACCAGTTATGGAAAGTAGTCCTGAAAGGCCAATGAACACCAGCCCTGAGGCCCATACAGTGGAGGAAACATCTCCTGATACAATCTGTGAGATGATCACAGATGTCGTTCCTGAG GTTGAATCTCCTTCTCAAATGGATGTTGAATTGGTGAGTGGGTCTCCTGTGACACTCTCACCCCAGCCTCGGTGTGTGAGGTCTGGTTGTGAGAACCCTCCTGTTGCAAGTAAGGACTGGGACAATGAGTACTGCAGCAATGAGTGTGTGGTTAAGCATTGCCG gGATGTCTTCTTGGCCTGGTTAGCCTCTAGAAATGCAAACACAGTGGTGTTTGTAAAATAG